The Nitrosomonas sp. genomic sequence GGTCAACCAGCGCAGGGTCATAAATCTTAGGGAGATAGGCTTGCGGCCACTTACGGATGCCCGGAATTTGCGCACCCTCTTCCGGTTGCACACCAATGATTTCAATAGTCGGATTTTTCTCACGAAAGAAACGACTGCAACCCATGATTGTGCCAGTCGTGCCCATGCTGCTCACGAAATGAGTCACGCGCTCTTCTGTATCCCGCCAGATTTCTGGCGCGGTTCCTTCATAATGCGCCAGCGGATTGTCCGGATTGGCAAACTGATCCAGAATTACCCCCCTGCCCTGGGCACGCAACTGTTCGGCCACATCCCTGGCCTGCTCCATGCTGCCTTCCTTCGGCGTCAGAATGATCTCCGCACCAAACGCCGTCATAGCCTGGCGACGCTCGATACTTTGATTTTCCGGCATCACTAAAATCATTTTATAACCCATCATCGCCGCAGTCATGGCCAGCGCAATGCCGGTATTGCCACTGGTCGCCTCGATCAAGGTATCGCCAGGCTGGATTTCTCCACGCTGCTGCGCACGCATGATCATGGAAAAGGCCGGTCGATCCTTGACCGAACCGGCAGGATTATTCCCTTCCAGCTTGGCCAGAATAATATTGCTGGTTTGTCCAGGGATACGCTTGAGTTTAACCAGCGGCGTATTGCCCACAAAATTCTCGATCGACTTATGCATAGCCATTATAGTCAGTGGTCAACAAAGCCAAATTATCGCACAGATGTGATGTTTCTCCAGATATCGCACAGATGTGATGTTTCTCCAGAAAAGGAACGGACAAACTCCAAGGCAACCGGGCTTAAAAAGTCTTAAAAACAGAGACAAGATGAGGCATCAGCCTCATCACTATAATCTTGTCGAAGTATGATCATTTCTGGTGTATGCCCTCACGATCTGTGCGGGGTGAACGCCCCAGAATCAGCAGCGTCAATCAATCATACGGCAGGTCGTGTACCTGACATAGGAATTGGTTACAGTTATACTCTTGTAACAAATCTCTATCCTGGTACGGTAAATTGCGATGACACAAATAAAATGGTTGTTTCTTCTGATATTCGGCAACCTGTTGATGCTGACAAGCGGCGTGGTAATAGCCGACCCCTGTCGCGCCGATCCAGCCTGCTATAAAGTGGATAGCGCTGGTTTTGATCACCCACAGCATTTTGTATTTATAGGTGCTGCACCGGGAGACGAGTTGCCACTTTATCCACTGCTGAAGGAACACTGTTCTGAAGAGGGTAATTACTGTGCGCTGATTTTTGCAACGCACGGTGAATCCGGGTGCGAGTCGGGCACGGCGATAGCCTGCGCGCAAATACGTGCTGCGGAACTGCGTGAATCTGCGGAATACGTCAATGCTGATGCATGGTTGCATTCACTGCCTTCCGGCAATACGCTTCCTCTCTTGACACCTGCTCAAATTAAGTCTGCTTATGATGATCTTGCAAAATCAGCTGGTTTTGATAGCGTTACCGGCTATTTCAAGCTTGCTTTCAGAAAATTACAGCCATTTACGGCACGCCCCCTCACTGTAATCAGCCCCTACCCGTACCCAAAAACCACGCCGGTTGACCCGATTTTGCTGGCATTAGATGACTCTATCAGTCGCGCAGTAGAGGATCTGAAAGCGGAGGGGATGAATATTCTCCATATTTACGCTGATTCTCAAATAAAACCGGCAGAAAAAACTTTTGTCAGCAGACAGGATGAGTGGTTCCTGGAGTGCAGACCTGGCCCGAAAAATCTGGTTAAAACCCATACTGCATTGACACAATTTGATGTATTTCGGTATGGTGCTGACAACATATACCGTTCACAGCTACATCACTTCAGGGAATTCAGTAACGACCCGCAGCGGTATGAGTTTTGCTATGACCTGACAACGCGTTATTTCAATACGCAACGTAGCAAGAAATTCATGGGTTTTCAGCTGACACGCCCAGAGCAACTGGATGAGGTCAGTGTTTTCTCCAATGCTTTTTCCTTTTCTCCCAGAAATACCGATGAGGTTACGCATTATCTGAATCGTAATGCCAATCGTATGACCCCGGTAATGGTTATCAACCAGTTTATCTTCGAGAACGCACAGTATCTCGTTACTCAACAGGATATCTACCCGCTGATTGAAGCTATCAGATCCTCCAGTCATACTGGCCCGATTCTGTTTATGCTGGATGAACCGCTCTGGCGCATTCGCGGGGGATGCCTGAACGGAATCGAATCTGCCTGTAATGAAATTACCCAAAACTATGTCAATACACTGGCAATACTAAGAAAAATCAGCCGTGATCTGAGAAAAGCTTTTCCGCAAGCCGGCCTGATGCATATCGAGGCATTTATTGAATTACTGTTACAGAAATCGGACAACCCATCAGCCAACGTTATCATGCTTGATGAAGCAGAATACCTGGGTTATGACTGTTATGGCGCGTTCAATGATTGTGGACTTATCGATTCTTCAGCCGCTTTTGCCGGTATTAAAGGCAGCAGCATTTCTGCAAGTTTTAATGGGGAATACGCTGTTGGCTCCCTCTCGGTTTACGCAATCAATGATCCTCAAATAAAGTCCATGCTGATCGAAACTGGACTACCCGATCCCCTGACTGATTATGAACATCTGGGCATAGTCTGTGGTCAATTGCGAGCGGACTGCACTGGAGTCAGTCTTGCCAGTGTCGCCGGCCGGCCTCAATCTGACTATATCCAGTGGGTACTGGATACGCTACTCACAATGGAGCAGCGTAGACCAATAGGTCGCAAAATGATACTTGTGCCAGGGTTAATGCAGGATTTCAATTATTTTCCTGACGAAACCAAAGCAATTAATCAGATGAATGCTTTTCTGGAGGTGCTGGATTCTTCCTCCCTTTTTGGTGCTATGGGAGGCTTCATCTGGGGCGATCTGCAGGAAGGAATTTTTCCTTATATTGGCGCCCGCTCGCTTGCCAGTGTCAGATCATTAACGGTTGAAGCCTTCCGATCAAGATTAGCAATAAATCCGATAACGCCATCGTTGACAGTTCCGCTGCCTCCCTCTATGAGTCTGATCGGTGGTACGGGGCGGCGAGGAAATTTTGGGCAGATCAAACTATTCGGAGCACGCCAGGGGGATGTGTATCTGCAAAACGCCGGAATGGATACCTGCTCCGTCCAGATTGGCGATATTCCGGAGAATATGATGTCCCCCAATCAATTCAACCATATTCACATTGCTCATCTGGAACCACCATTGCGGGTCAAAGCAAATTGCATTTCCCGGAATCAACATTTTGAGGAAACAGTTGATTTTATTGATTAGATTGATCGGAAGCGTTATAGCTGATTGCTCGCCTTTTGACAACGATCACCATGAACAGGCGTGATAAATTAACCCATTTTTAGCAGGCTCTTAATATCCAGGTTCGTACATCTGTGCTTGCAGGTTGTCAGATAGCTCAACCACATTGAGTGCTTCACCCTGCACAAGCTGGCAGATATTAGCCGCGATCATTTGAGAAACCTTGCGCACCCGAGTGAGGTCGGGATAGATTGAACCCATTGACAGCTCTTCCGGCAAGACCATTTGCGCCAGTGTGTTTGCCGCAGCCAGAAACATGCGCTCCGTGACGTGGCTGGCGCCACTTATCATTATTCCCAAGCCTATTCCCGGAAAAATATAGGCATTATTGCCCTGTGCTGGATAAAAACGCTGCTCACCGA encodes the following:
- the cysM gene encoding cysteine synthase CysM; the encoded protein is MHKSIENFVGNTPLVKLKRIPGQTSNIILAKLEGNNPAGSVKDRPAFSMIMRAQQRGEIQPGDTLIEATSGNTGIALAMTAAMMGYKMILVMPENQSIERRQAMTAFGAEIILTPKEGSMEQARDVAEQLRAQGRGVILDQFANPDNPLAHYEGTAPEIWRDTEERVTHFVSSMGTTGTIMGCSRFFREKNPTIEIIGVQPEEGAQIPGIRKWPQAYLPKIYDPALVDRILLVSQLEAETMTRRLAQEEGLFTGISSGGALVAAQRISEQVSHAVIVFVVCDRGDRYLSTGIFAADNA